The sequence below is a genomic window from Streptomyces sp. NBC_00582.
AGGAACTGCTGCGCTACCTCACCATCCCGCATCTGCTGGCCCGTCGCGCGGTCGTCGACGACATCGAGATCGACGGGGAGGTCATCCGGGCGGGCGAGGGCGTGATCGCCTCCCTGCCGGCGGCCAACTGGGACCCCGCCCGGATCGAACTCCACGTCGTCCTCAGCACCCTGTTCCGCCGCGTCCCGACCCTGCGGGCGGCGGTCGGTCTCTCGGAACCGACGTTCAAGGAGGACTCGCAGGCCTACGGCATCCACGAACTCCCCGTCGCCTGGTGACCGTCAGCCCCGGTGCCGCCAGAGGTCGCGGAGCAGGGCGATCTCGGACATGTGGTGGATGAACTCGAGGTTGGCGCCCCAGAGCACGTCCACGAACGCGTCGTCGGGGTGGGAGCCGTACGGGTACTGGGAGAGGCCGACGGTGTCGAGCTGCTCGTCGGTGACACCGGCGACGGCCTCGCGCCAGCGGTCGATCACGGCCCAGAACCGTTCGAGGGCCAGGGAGGCGTCGGGCGTGAAGTCGACCATGAGCTTCGGGTCCCGGCGCCGTTCGCCGAAGGTCCACTCCCAGCCACCCGCGAACTGGTAGTGCAGGTGTCCCAGCCGCCAGGCGATCGTCGTGATCGGCGTCCGGTCGGGCTCCACCGGGCCGGTGTGGGCGAGGACCTCCTCGACCCGCTCGACGCTCACGCTCCAGTCCTCGGCGATCTTGGCCACGGACATGCCGTCGGCGACCTGCCGGGCGATCGCGGCGTACTCGCTCGCCGGGATGTCCGCGGCGCCCTGGTCGAGCACCCAGTCGCCGGGACCGAACGCCCGGGGGGTCCTCGCCTCGCCCCGCGGCCTGATCGACCAGCAGTCGGGCACCGGTTCCCAGAGGAACTCCTCGTCGCCGAGCCCCGACAGCCGCACCCGGGCCGACTCCCCGGCGGTGTCGAACTGGTCGAGCAGTAACCTCAAACGATCGGTCCCCATGCACGGCCCCTTTCGCGGTCGCCCGCCTCGTCACGTCCAGGCGGAGGCTAACGGCCCCCGCATCGGGGGCGCGACGGATTTCCGGGCGTCCGCGGCCCCGGACGACCTTGTTCGCCGCGTGGATGTTCGGCATCACAGAATCGATTTCCCCGATCGGGCGGGGTGACGAGAGATGGGCGTCGCCAAGGAGACGAGCCCGGAGCCGCCCATGCGTTTCGCCACCTATGCACACCAGGACCGGCGCCGCGTCGCCGTCGTCGACGAGGACGGGAGCCTCTTCCCGCTGCCGGGGGCGCGTTCCCTCACCGAACTGATCGCGTCCGGCGAGGGACTCGACGCGCTCCCCGGCGTCGGCGCCGCCGCCCTCGACGCACCGGCGGGGCCGCATGTCTCCGAGGTGCGGCTGCTGCCCCCGCTGGAGTGCGCCGCCGAGACCGAGGCGCCGACCCGCGAGGGTGCCCGCAGATCGGGGCCGGAGCAGATCCTCGCCAGGCGGGCCGCTTCTCCCCACCTGACGCCGGCTCCGGTTCAGCGCCAGCCGAACCGCCGGTCGACGACCGCCGCGAACTCCTCCAGGGTCAGCACCGCGTCCCCGTTCTGGTCGGCCGCGTCGAACAGGGCGGAGGACGCGTCGGCGTCCCCCAGACCCCAGAACGGCAGATCCCCGGACGCGGCGAGCGACGGGCCCCTGGTACGCAGGGCGGTGATCACCTCCACGCGGGTCAGGGTCCCGTCGTGGTCGAGGTCGAGCGCCTCGAACAGTCTTCGGGCCTTGTCACTCGTCACGTCGGCCACTTCCTCTCACCGGCGGGCGGGGTCCGCCTCGCTCACAGGGGAAAACGCCCGCCCCGTCACCCTGGTTCCATCGCTCGCGCCCTCACCCCAGGTAGGCGGGGGCGACGGCGGAGTCCATCAGCCGGCGGGCCGTACCGCTTCCGTCGGCGGGAACGGTCCACAGATCCGAGCCGTAGTCGCCGGGAAGGGCGTAGACGAGGGTGGAGCCGTCGGCCCACAGCGCCTGGTCGTCGATGGTGCGCCGTTCGGCGGTCGGGGTCTCCTTCATCGTCCGCAGATCGAGGACGTACAGCCGCCAGGGCGCGTCGGGCGAGGCTCCCTTCACCCGCTTCTTGTACGCGATCCGGGTCCCGTCCGGCGACAGCGAGGGGCATTCGACGTTGCCGTGCAGGGTGGTGAGGGTGCGGGCCGTGACGTCGCCCCGTACGAGATAGGTCTTCCCGCCGGTCGCGAGCGTGGCGTAGAAGCGGTGGTCGTCGGCGAAGGTGACACCCCAGACGTTGGTGTCGGCGGCGTGACGAGTGCGCCCGTCCTTGACGACGCTGAAGGTCTCCAGGTTGTCGTCGACCGCCCAGGTGCGCGTGTCGACGATGGCGGTACGGGTGGAGAAGTCCGTACCGGCGTAGGAGTCCCCGCTGACGAAGACCGTCCAGGCCACCAGACGGCCGGAGGGGGAGACCCGGGCCCGGGTGGGGATGCCCGGGACCGCGAAGTGGCGCCGCTCGTGCAGACGCGCGTCGAGCACCACCGCCCGGTAGGTGTCCCGCAGCGCGCCGTGCACCGCCTGCAGACAGATACCGGTGCCCGCCGCCGCGTGGAAGCGCAGACACTTGACGCCCGACGCCGTGCGCGGCCCCTGCGGATCGTCGGCGGGCACGGTGGCGATCTCGTCGCGGTGCGGCCCCCAGGCCAGGTTGCGCACCAGCAGCAGGCGCCCGGACGCCGGCCGCAGCGAGACCGTGCCGGCCCGCACGGTCGGGCCGTTCGCCTGCTGCTCGTCGCGCTGCCCCGACCGGTGCGCCGCGTACAGCACCGCCCCGGTCCCGACGCTTCCCAGCAGCAGGACCGCCACCAGCAGGGTCACCAGACGGCCGGTCCGGGTCATACGGGCACCACCTCGTCGGGCGCGGCGGCGGGACGCAGCAGATACGCGGCGACCAGGGCGCTGACGGCCAGGCCCGCCGCGGTGACCGCCAGCGCGGTCCGCCCGCCCCACAGGCTCCAGGCGGCGCCGAAGGCCAGCGAGCAGGTGAACCGGGCCAGTGCCTGGCCGGTGCCGACCAGGGCCTGCCCGGCGCCCTGGTGCCGCGCCGGGACGACTCCGGCGGTGGTCGCGGCGAGGACGCCGTCGGTCGCGGCGTAGAACGTGCCGTGCAGGACGAGGACGGCGAGCACGGCCGGGACCCCGTGCCACGGGGCGAGCACCAGGCCGTAGCCGAGCAGCAGGACCCCGTGCCCGGCGAGGAAGAGCCGGCGGCGGCTCACCCGGTCGGCGAGGGCGCCCAGCGGGACGGCGAGCAGCAGGAAGACGGCGGCGGTGCCCAGCGGCAGCAGCGGGAACAGCTCGGCGGGCAGGTCCCCCTCGCGCTGGAGCAGCAGATAGAGGAAGGAGTCGCTGACGGTGGTCAGGCCGAGCAGGGCCGCGCACCCGGTGAGGCGGCGCAGCGCGGGGCGGCGCAGCAGCGTGAGCGCGTCCCGCAGGGTCGGCGGGGCCGACTCGGGCGGCGGTACGGCACCGTCGGCGGGGACGGTCCGGGCGGGCACGAACAGCACCAGCACCAGGACCCCGAGCACGGCCACGCAGCCGCTGACGGCGAACACCGCGTCGTAGCCGTCGATCGTGGCGCGCAGGACGGCGAAGGCGACGAGGGGGCCGAGCAGCGCGCCGGTGGTGTCCATGGCCCGGTGCACCCCGAAGGCCCGCCCCCGCCGCTCGGGCGCGGTGGCCAGCGAGATCATCGCGTCCCGGGGCGCGGTGCGCAGCCCCTTGCCGGTGCGGTCGGCCGCCAGCACGGCGCTGATCACCGGCAGGGTGTGGGCGAAGAGCAGCAGCGGCTTGCAGAGCGCCGACAGACCGTAGCCGAGACCCGCGACCGCCTTGTGCCGGCGGCCCCCTCGGTCGGCGAGATGGCCGCCGGCCAGCCGTACGAGCGCTCCCACACCGTTGTTGATGCCGTCGAGCAGTCCGAAGCCGAGCGGCGACAGACCGAGGCCGGCGACGACGTACAGCGGGAGGACGGCGGTGACCATCTCCGAGGAGACGTCGGTGATCAGACTGACCGCGCCGAGGGCCAGCACCGTGGAGGGCACGGCGGCCGGCCGCCGCCCCGGACGGGTGTCCGGGGCGACGGCGGGCCTGGTGCCGCGGGAGTCCGCGAGATACACCGGCGTCAGTTCCAGATGCCGGTGATGTCGGAGGCCGAGGCGGCGTTGCCCGCGTGTGCGGACAGACCGGCCAGGTCCTCGATCGTGCGCAGCACGTTGTAGTGGTTGTAGGTGGTGGAGCTGGAGCCGCCGGCGGTGACGTGCTCGCCGTAGAACAGGGTGGGGATGCGGTTGCCGGAGAGCTTGTTGTCCTCGTCGAACGTGACGGCGAGGACGCTGTTGTGGGTCTTGGCCCAGGTGGCGTACGCGCCGAGGTTGTTCTTGATCCAGGTGTCGCCGGTGGAGACCGAGCAGTCGTGCATGTCGCTGCACAGGTTCGGCACGACGAAGGACACCTTCGGCAGGGTCGTGTAGTCGGTGGGGAACTGCGCGAAGGTCTTCGCGGTGCTCGTCGGCACGTTGGAGAAGCCGAACCACGGGTTGTGCTTCTGGGCGTAGTTGCCGCTGCTGCAGGTCGTCGAACCCTGGCTGGGCAGCGACTCGTTGTAGCTCGCCCAGGTCTTGCCCGCGGCGATCAGCTCGGAGGCCAGGTTCGGGGCGGAGATCGAGCCGACGGAGACACAACTGTCGTCGGTGCGCCCCTGGTTGGAGCCGGAGAAGAGCATGTAGTAGTTCGGCTCGCTGGGGTGGGTCAGACCGTAGGACTGGGTGAGGTTCGCCCCGCCCGCCTTGATGGTGTTGTTGAGGTACGGGGCGCTGGAGCTGCCGATGACCTGGGAGTAGGCGTGGTTCTCCATCACCACGACCACCACGTGGTCGGGGGTCGGGAGTGCGGCGGCCTGGGCGGTGGTGGCCGTGGCGGCCCAGACGCCGATGGAGGCGGCGGTGAGGGCGACGGCGCCGGCGAGTGCGGCGAGCGGGCGTCGGTTGCGCTGGGGAGCCTTGACGGCGGCCATGACTGTCCTCCGGGACAGAAGCGACGGACGTTCGGGGGAGCGGCGCCGCAACCCTAGGGGTCACGGACATGCCCCACGTGAAGGCCGGGCGAACGGCGGACCCCGACAGGCAAAGGTCGGGTCAGTCACAGGTAATGCACAGCAAAGGCAAGGGGGATGGGCGGCGTCCCGGGGAGCGGCCGACACCCTCAGCGTACGCCCGGGATCCCGGAGCGGCCCCCGCAGCCGGCCCGCCCACGGCCGTTCGCCCCGGCAGGTGCCGCCGACGCCCGCGCACCTCGTACAGACCTGTCGAGGGATCCGACCTTGACTCCTTCGATGCCCTGCGCTTGCCTGCTGACGTGCCCCTGACAGCATGACCGGCCGGTACGCGCGGGAAAGGACAACCGATGAACCGCAGAACCCTCTTACGGGCGGGCGGCGCACTGCTCGCCGGCGGAGCCGTGGCGGCGGCGCCGGCCGCGGCCGCCCCCACCGACGGCTGGACGCAGACCGCGTTCACCTACGGCTGGCACAAGCCCTGGAACCTCGACCTCGCCGAGCGCCACGGCTACAGCGGCGGCGTGCACCGCATGTGGGTGTACGCCACCGACGAGCCGTTCCAGGAGGGCAGCGCCACCGACCCGCGCACCGAGATGCGCTGGCAGGTCGACTACACCACCGGCGACCGCATGTGGGACGCGGACGTCTATCTGCCCTCCGGCACCGACGGCGCGTCCTTCGTCCAGATCCTGCGCGGCGTCCACCCCTCGGGCACCCCGGCCACCGACATCATGCTCAACGTCTACGACACCGGCGGCGGCACCGTCCGCCGCTACGACGGCACGGTGCTCAGGACGGACGCGTACGACACCTGGTTCAACGTGAAGATCGCCCACCAGGCGACCAGCGGCACCGGCACCATCAAGGTCTACCTCGACGACGCCCTCGCCCTCACCGTCGCCGACCGGGGCCCCGCCACCCGCTACTTCAAGAACGGCGTCTACAACCACGGCTCCGGCCGCGCAGAGGCCCGGTTCCGCGACATCCGCTACTGGACCCGCTGAACCCATGTGACGCACGTCATAACGGCGTTCACCGGAGTGGCGTAATGACCAGCCGCCTCCTCGCTCTTCAGGGTGAGGTCGCGGAACCCGCCGCCGCCCCGCCCCCTTCGGAGACCGCCGTGTACATCAGCCTCGACCAGCCCATGGGCGCCTGCCTGCTCACCCATGACCAGCGGGAGCTGGCCGTGCCGGCCAACCTCCGCTGCACCTCCGACGATCCCCTCTCCGTACGGCTGGTGTTCCCCGCCAGCGTCGCGCTGGACGGCGAGGAGGTCACCTGGGTGCTGGCGCGCGCCCTCCTGGAACAGGGGCTGGAGCGCCCGGCCGACGGGGGCGGCGTACGGGTCCGCCCGCACGGACCGGCGCACACCACCGTCGAGCTGCGCGCGGCGGAGGGCGCGGCCCTGATCCGCTTCGAGACGGCCGCCCTCCGGCGCTTCCTGCTCCGCTGGGCCACGGTCGGCGAGCGGGTCGCCGCCCCGGCCGAGGCGGCCCCCGTCGCCTCCGCGCGACCCATCGGCGCGCAGCGCACGCCCCGCTCGGTGCCCCCCGCGTCCCGGCGGCGGCTGGCGATATGACGACGCGTTCCCCGGCCGGCCGGGCCGACGCTGAAGACGGCGGCGCGGGTCGAGGGCAGGCGGTACCGGGTGCGGGCGGGCCGGGAGGAAGGTGTCCGCGGGGCGCGACGGGGTGCGCGCGGGTTCCGGCGGCGACCGCGGCCGCCGGCCCGGCGGAGGTTCCCGCAAAAGCTCGCGCCCGGCCGACGACGATGACCCGGATCGCCGTGTACGACGGATGACCGCGACCGGTGGGCGGACGGCACCGCGTCCACCCACCGGCGCGAGCGGCTACTCGCCCTTCGGCGCAGCCTGCTGCACCACCTCGAAGGACCAGAGGGTGGCGGCCGAAGCGGCGGGTCTGGCCTGCTCGCCCTCCGCGCCGCCCCGGTGCGCGGACTTCATCGAGCCCTCCATCCACGCCTGGAACGACTCCTCGTCACGCCAGCGCGTGTACACGAGGTAGGTGTCCGTGCCCTCGACCGGGCGGAGCAGCTCGAACCACTCGAACCCGTCGGAGTTCTCCACGGCGTGCGCCCGCGCGGCGAACCGCTTCTCCAGGGTCTCGCGCTGTTCGGCCGGGACGGTCAGTACGTTGATCTTGACTACGCTCATGCTCCCATCCTGCCTCCCGGGGAGACCGGGGCAGCGGACCGCCCCCCACTCCCGCACCCGGGTCTACTCCTCGGCGGACGGTTCGAGCCGTTCCGCCTCCCGGGCCGCCCGCCGCGCCTCCTGCTCCGCACGGGAGAGCGCGTCGGCGGCGGTGCGGGCCCGCTCCTCGGCCCGCTTCTCCTCCCCGGCGGCCGAGCGGAGCGCCTTGCGGACCTGCGGGACGCTCTCCTGCGCCTCCCGGAGCTCCTCCTCGGCTGCCTGAAGCGCCTCCTCGGCCGTCCGCAGCGCGCGCTGCGCCGCGGGGAGCGCCTCCCGGGCCTGCCGGACCCGTTCCTCGGCCTCGTCCGCCTCCCGCCGGGCCCGGCCGTGGTGGTCCCGTGCCTGCTCCACGGCAGCCTCGGCGTCGGCGTGTCGCGCGCGCCGCTCGTCGCGCCTCCGTGCGGCGGCCTCGGCTGTCCGACGGGCCCGGGTCAGGCGTTCCCGGCGCAGCGGCGCGAGTTCGTCCGTACGGGCGGGGCGAGGTGTCCCGGTCCGGACGGCGCTCTCCCCCGAGGACGACGGCCCGCTCCGGACGGCCCCCTCCGGGGCGGGCCCCGAGGGAAAGCCCGACGGGGGCACGAGGGCGCTGTCCAGCCGGCCGGTGGCCCACCGGTCCGCCGCGTCCGGGTCGGCGAGTACGGCCTGCAGGGTCGCCGAGACGTCGTTCAGCACGGCGTCGGAGAGCCGCTGACCGGCGTCGAGTGCCAGGTCGGCGGTCTGGCGGGTCAGGGCGGCGACGATACGGCGGCGCTGGGCGGAGAGCTCCTTGATCCCGGCCGGGTCCAGGTCCTGGTGGGCCTTGCGCAGCGCCTCCCCGAGCTCCAGGAACCGGTGGCTCTCCTCCGGCTGGGCCCGCAGGAGCAGATTGGCGGCCCAGGCGGCGAGCGTGGGCCGGCGGGCCTCGTGGATCCTGCGCGCCTCCGCACCGCGGCCGGCCGTCCTGGCGGCCATCGCCAGTTCCTCACGGCGCGCGACGAAACCGGACGGCGGGGTGGTGTAGAGGCCGTCGAGGACCTCGTCCACGTCGTACGCCCCCTCGTCGCCCCTGCGCCTGCCCGCCATGGTCCACAGCCTCCACCGGGCCGGGGCACCGCGCACGCCGGGAGGCGGAGGAAGGGGGACCGCGACGAGCTCCTCGTACCGGCCGGATTCTCAAGTGA
It includes:
- a CDS encoding DinB family protein, translating into MGTDRLRLLLDQFDTAGESARVRLSGLGDEEFLWEPVPDCWSIRPRGEARTPRAFGPGDWVLDQGAADIPASEYAAIARQVADGMSVAKIAEDWSVSVERVEEVLAHTGPVEPDRTPITTIAWRLGHLHYQFAGGWEWTFGERRRDPKLMVDFTPDASLALERFWAVIDRWREAVAGVTDEQLDTVGLSQYPYGSHPDDAFVDVLWGANLEFIHHMSEIALLRDLWRHRG
- a CDS encoding EF-hand domain-containing protein, which produces MTSDKARRLFEALDLDHDGTLTRVEVITALRTRGPSLAASGDLPFWGLGDADASSALFDAADQNGDAVLTLEEFAAVVDRRFGWR
- a CDS encoding TolB family protein, which translates into the protein MTRTGRLVTLLVAVLLLGSVGTGAVLYAAHRSGQRDEQQANGPTVRAGTVSLRPASGRLLLVRNLAWGPHRDEIATVPADDPQGPRTASGVKCLRFHAAAGTGICLQAVHGALRDTYRAVVLDARLHERRHFAVPGIPTRARVSPSGRLVAWTVFVSGDSYAGTDFSTRTAIVDTRTWAVDDNLETFSVVKDGRTRHAADTNVWGVTFADDHRFYATLATGGKTYLVRGDVTARTLTTLHGNVECPSLSPDGTRIAYKKRVKGASPDAPWRLYVLDLRTMKETPTAERRTIDDQALWADGSTLVYALPGDYGSDLWTVPADGSGTARRLMDSAVAPAYLG
- a CDS encoding MFS transporter, which translates into the protein MYLADSRGTRPAVAPDTRPGRRPAAVPSTVLALGAVSLITDVSSEMVTAVLPLYVVAGLGLSPLGFGLLDGINNGVGALVRLAGGHLADRGGRRHKAVAGLGYGLSALCKPLLLFAHTLPVISAVLAADRTGKGLRTAPRDAMISLATAPERRGRAFGVHRAMDTTGALLGPLVAFAVLRATIDGYDAVFAVSGCVAVLGVLVLVLFVPARTVPADGAVPPPESAPPTLRDALTLLRRPALRRLTGCAALLGLTTVSDSFLYLLLQREGDLPAELFPLLPLGTAAVFLLLAVPLGALADRVSRRRLFLAGHGVLLLGYGLVLAPWHGVPAVLAVLVLHGTFYAATDGVLAATTAGVVPARHQGAGQALVGTGQALARFTCSLAFGAAWSLWGGRTALAVTAAGLAVSALVAAYLLRPAAAPDEVVPV
- a CDS encoding alkaline phosphatase family protein, with amino-acid sequence MAAVKAPQRNRRPLAALAGAVALTAASIGVWAATATTAQAAALPTPDHVVVVVMENHAYSQVIGSSSAPYLNNTIKAGGANLTQSYGLTHPSEPNYYMLFSGSNQGRTDDSCVSVGSISAPNLASELIAAGKTWASYNESLPSQGSTTCSSGNYAQKHNPWFGFSNVPTSTAKTFAQFPTDYTTLPKVSFVVPNLCSDMHDCSVSTGDTWIKNNLGAYATWAKTHNSVLAVTFDEDNKLSGNRIPTLFYGEHVTAGGSSSTTYNHYNVLRTIEDLAGLSAHAGNAASASDITGIWN
- a CDS encoding polysaccharide lyase family 7 protein, coding for MNRRTLLRAGGALLAGGAVAAAPAAAAPTDGWTQTAFTYGWHKPWNLDLAERHGYSGGVHRMWVYATDEPFQEGSATDPRTEMRWQVDYTTGDRMWDADVYLPSGTDGASFVQILRGVHPSGTPATDIMLNVYDTGGGTVRRYDGTVLRTDAYDTWFNVKIAHQATSGTGTIKVYLDDALALTVADRGPATRYFKNGVYNHGSGRAEARFRDIRYWTR
- a CDS encoding SsgA family sporulation/cell division regulator; its protein translation is MTSRLLALQGEVAEPAAAPPPSETAVYISLDQPMGACLLTHDQRELAVPANLRCTSDDPLSVRLVFPASVALDGEEVTWVLARALLEQGLERPADGGGVRVRPHGPAHTTVELRAAEGAALIRFETAALRRFLLRWATVGERVAAPAEAAPVASARPIGAQRTPRSVPPASRRRLAI
- a CDS encoding antibiotic biosynthesis monooxygenase family protein — encoded protein: MSVVKINVLTVPAEQRETLEKRFAARAHAVENSDGFEWFELLRPVEGTDTYLVYTRWRDEESFQAWMEGSMKSAHRGGAEGEQARPAASAATLWSFEVVQQAAPKGE